AATCTAACGCGATAAACACGCAGAATATTCTCCAACGTCAGGGCGCAACCAGATGAAATTTTTATCTCAATAATATTCTTACTCTCTGTTTCagagaaaagagaagagaaCTACTATATGCTGTCTCTAAAATCAAAAGGGAAGCCAGATCATCCAAAAATATCTGGTGATCAAAAAGCACCAAGATCAATCAGTTCCCATATGCCAAGATCACGAGAAACTAGTTGCACTGCAACAATCTTGGAGAGGAAACAACAACGAGAAGCAGACTAGCTGAATCTTCAGGACGCAGAGCAGCTGAGAGACTCGAATATTTTCAAACAGAGGCCTACGGGAATCTGAATCTCAATCCCAGAGATAGATGAAGAGGGAAAAAAAACGCGAAGGCTTACGCACATGTAGATGAAGGTGTCGCGTCCGGGACCGAGGCCGCGCTTGCAGAGCCCGCAGGCCTTGAGGAACGCCGCCTCCGGCACGGTGAAGCAGTCCGCCGACGCCGAGTGCCGCCTCATCCCGGCGCCCAACGCGGCCGCCTCGCCCCTCGCCGGCCGCGCGGGAGCGCGCCCGGCCTCCATCTCCTGCGGCTGCGCGAGGTCGGACAGGCTCGTGGTCCGCCGCATCGCGGACGGCGACGTCGTggagacgccgccgccgctgctccggGACGCGGAGCTGCTGTTCCGGGGACGCTTCCTCGTGGGCATGGTCACCTCGGACGGATCTcccggtggtggcggcggcggcctgcccTCGACGTCTTCTTGGggagcgagagggagagggggagtgGCGGGGCTACGGAGGAGGGTcagggctcgggaggtggttaaaagaggagggagaggggagggggaggggaatcgGGGGATCCCCGCCGTCCATCGGAATCTAATCAACGGATACCATCCCTCACCGGCGAAGCGATTCCGACCGATTTATTAATTTATTACGGGCTCCTTTAATTAATACGTTTCCTTTTTTAGGGGGGATATGAGTTATGACGTCAATATTTTGGGTTGGGTGGCGTCGCACTCGTGTAGGCCCTACGTGGACACCTCTTGTATCGCTCCAATGCGGGGCGGAGTCGCCGGTGGAGTGGAGGGAGATGCGGGAATGTGGGGCCCGCTGTCAGTGACGGAGGGTACGATCGTGAGAATATGGCTTTTAACACAGAAAAATGGCATAGTGGGGGGTTTGTAGAAAACCAACCTGGTAAAAAGGTTGCAAGTTCCTCGCATGGCAGCTCTCCGCCCACTTTTGTTGCCAAAGCAATGAGATTTTTACACATTCTTTCAACAGGGTTTCATCTTGAAGCAACCTGGTACAGACTCCGCAGCCTGCAGCATCCACCAAACCAAAGCTGAACCTGAAGAACAGGATACAGCGAGGCAGTCGTACGACGAGCTCGGGCCGTCGCAGGCGCGTGATCTGGCGAGGAACACGCCAAAGCCGTCGCTGCCAAAAGCAAGCTGAGGTTCGCTCCGATCTGCAATCATTCAGGCTCACATCCCCCTCCGAGCATCACCCATCTGATTATCTATCTGAAGCATGGCCGGTGTTGACAACAGAGCTGCCTGAAAGGAACAGAGTACTCTCGGCTCTCAAAAAGGAGAGCGCTCTTTCTTCATGAGGTCAGTTTCTGGTTGCGGTGTTCTGATGCTCTACGAAATCCATGAAGTTACAGTTGCGGAAATCTTCGCCAACACTAGTAAGCTGATGGTTCGGACAGCTATGGCTTGCACTCGAAAGCATCAACTAGTCCTGACCTAGTAAGGTTTTGCTGTCGTTGGTGCTAACAAAAACAAGGTCCAACCTATAACGGGGGTTTTCATTAAGAAAAAACGTTTGGAAAACATGGTTTTTTTATTATGGTTTTGTAGTCCAAGATTTTTTTCCATTTAAAAAAACAAGCAAGGGTGGCCCACCCAAATAGCACGGGAAGCTAGTTTTTCTTTTTATTCTTCCATCTCCGATTCCTAAATTTTATGCATATATGCGGATGGCTGCTGTATCTTTTCCCCCAACATGTGACATGTATGTGCTCTACAGATTTACAATTGCAGTTGGCAAGGTACAACCTTCTTCTTTATGTTCGCAATCCTCTATGGTTgacatctctctctctcactctaAATCTGACTCATGTTAACTTTTTTCTCTACTTTATTTTACTCATAGTTTTTCCATGAAACTAATGCTATTAAATTGTGCTTCTCCATGGCCATGCTAATGATTTTTTTAAGTTGCTAACACACTTTCTAAATTGCACATTAACGACTTGTTTGGTTGGGCCTTATCTTCTTCTAAAATTGCTTTAGTTTTGGCTTCAATGGTGAAACCATATTTTTCCTAAAGTCGAAACTgtttttcaaaaatatttacCAAAGTAGCTTCTCAATGGTAATATGATAATTCTAAAAACAATTTACAACTTAAGGAGTGAGGAAAAGCCAGTGAAACCATTTTTTTTCTCCTCCTCTCTATTGTAAGCCACTTTGGGATTTCATTTAGATTTCTTGGATGAAGCTATTTTATGATGATGTATTTGGTAGAACTTTACCAAAATCTATTGGAGAAGCCCAGCAATAAACCCTAATAATCGTCAGGTTACTTTGTTATCGTCAAAGATACTGGTGTTTGAGATATTGATAATATGTTATAGTCAAGTCACTACTTAACTTTCAATACATGATGATTGATTTGTAACAATGaatgtttatttatttatttatttgtaaCTTCATTGAAAGTAGAAGCATGCATCTTTCTAACGTTTTTCAAATTAATATCATAGGAAAATTGAACGTTAAAAGTGAGATGCCCGTGGGGCTAGGACCTTGTGATGAGTGATTGAACAACACAGTGTGCGTGTGACGTTTCTCTTGGTTGGTGTCGTTGCAGGTGATAGGTGGAGACTGAACATGCGGCGACGTGTGAAGAATGAAGATATGATGCCACGCCGATGGACTGAGAGCGGTGAAGGGTGGATCAAGACTTGCGTTCGAGGGATTTGAGATCGTGCGGTGTATGTCTACTGTACCTGACGACACAGCGAGAGAACGTTGGTGGGCGGTTTCTTGGTTAAGCCACAAAACCAAGATCCCGGACGTTCGTTGCGGCGGACGTGGCCGAAGACGGGGACAATTGTCGATCGCGAGAAGATTCCGGATCATCGTGCGGCGAGATCACGGGACGCCATGGTGCTAGATGGAAGGATCGCGGACATCGAGATTGTTTGCCGTGGAGGATGATATTGCGTGATACGCGCCGATTACGTTAATTTAATTTACGTAATGGCAAATTTGTAATTTACGTAGTGCCACCCTATGGGTTATAAATATGTGGCACCTAGGATTGAGGGGTATGCGTTTTTAGGGTTTCTGGGTGTTTGCTACAGTAGCCGCCGTGAACAGTTCCGCCGTGAACAGTTCCGCGCAACAGTAGCCGCCTCCCTGAAGCTCTTCTTGCGTGCACTCCTCTCTCCAGTCTAGCCTAGGGTTTAATTCCTAGTGAGGGATTTTTGTTGATCTCTCTAATCAAGAGAGGGAGGACAATCGGGCGGAGGCTAGATGCAATTTTGTAAGAACAATTACTTGGTTTAATCATTAAGTATTGTTCCTCGTTTCATTGCATCGTGCTTATTTGTTTTTCGTCAGGTTTATCGTCGGTTTCAATCTAGGTTTTCTTGATCCGTATTTTATACTTGATTGTCTTGCATAATATTTTGGGAATAGCTTTCTAGTGATCTTGTGAACCTATGTTTCGAGTTTCCTCGCATTTGGATCTAATTTGTTAAAGTTCTTGAAATTTGGGAGTTTGATTTGTTTGCTTCCGTGCGAAATTATTTTGAGTTGCTCCCATTCACCCCCCTCTGGTCGCATTTTCCGGTCctacaattggtatcagagccggtTAAGGTTTTCTCATACCTAATCTGTTGTGAAATCCACTTGTGGCTATCATGACTTCGTCTTCACATCCACCTGCTTTTGATGGAACCGATTACCCATACTGGAAGGCTCGCATGAGTGCCTTTCTCAAGGGGAAAGGGATTGCGATTTGGAATATTATAATTGATACGACTTATGTGATTCCAGCTGATCCCTCAAATGCAGCTCACGCTACAAAATATGAAAACAATAACAAAGCTGTAGATTTTCTCTTTGCTGCTTTGAGCAAATCTGAATTTGATCGTGTTTCTGACAAACAAGTTGCTCATGAAATTTGGTCTACTCTACAAAATTTTCATGAGGGCACCAATGCAGTGAAGATCCGGTTATTTGAAACTTACAGGCGCGAATATGATAATTTTATGCAATCGCCTGGTGAGTCTATCGAAAATCTTTTCGCTCGATTTTTGAGTCTTGTCAACAAAATGAAAGCCAACATAACGGTTATGCCGTATGATGATCATGCAAGGGCTCTCAAATTGTTGCATGCACTCGACTTGGATGTTTGGGGCACAAAAGTGGAAGCGATTGTTGAGTCTACTAATTATGAGACTCTTACAACTGATGAGCTTTTTAGTAAGCTTAAATCCAAAGAGATCGACATCCAATTTCGGAAAAAGCTTAACAATCCCACAGCTGGTTCTTCTTCAAATATTCCAATGGCTTTGGTTTCTGGGAGTACTAACACTAATGCTAATCTTTCATCTACTCCTAGTTTTGCTTTGTCCTCCTTGTGTCATATTGCAGATGATGAGTTGGAGGCACTTGATGATGATCAGCTTGTTTTGCTCACCAACAAGTTCAAGCGGGTATATGAAAACAGGCGAAATAGAAGGCGTTCAGAAGGATGCTTCAACTGTGGTGAGCGTGGACACTTCATTGCTGATTGTCCAAGCAAGGTGAAGGCACCGGAGCATGGCAACAGCTACAGGCGCCAGGAACAACCAAGGGACAGGAAGAACAAGAGTGATAGACGTGGGAGAAAGAAGGGACAACACAAGTTTACTGACAAGCAAATCAAGAAGGCTGCACATGTTCTCTTTTCTTCGCTGGGTAGCTTTGATTCAGATGCCTCCTACAACTCTAGTGATTCAGAGTCCGAAGATGAGAAGCCCAAAAAGACCAATGATGGAGGACTCTGTTTTCTTGCTGACATCAAGGGAGGCATGTGCACTATGGCTTTAAATGAGGGTGATGCATATGACTGCAGCAACGACTCTTCTGATAATGAGGTACAAAATTCTGCTGAAGAAGAAATTGAAGAGTTGACTAAACTTGTTGATAAACAAAATAAAATTCTAGCAAGACTTAAGGCTGATCATGATAGAATATCTGCTGAATTAAAAACACTAAAAGATGCTACACCTGCTGCTGTAGAATGTGAGGAATGTTCTATTCATATGGTTTCTATTTCTGAATTGCAATCTAAGCATGCTATTTTAGTTGATAAATTTGATTGTGCTAAGATTGAATTGGAAGAACTTCGCTCTCGTTCTGTTTTACTTGGTGCTTGTGCTACTTGTCCAATTTTGCAAACTGAGTTGAATGTTGCTAAATGCCATATTGTTCAATTGGAAAAACACACTTGTCCTGTTTTACCTGAGTGTTTGACTTGTCCTACTTTTGTTGCTGAAATTTCCATCTTAAAGAAGGACAATGCTGCTTTAGAAGAAGAAAACATTCATTTAAGAACAATCCTTGGTTGGTGTTCTGTGCGTGAGCCCCAGATTGGTATGACTATTGCACAAATTAAAAGGGGTGAGCATTTTGGTGTTGGTTATGATTTGAAGCGTACTTTTGGTAAAAAGAATGCAGATGGTGAGAACAATGGGCCTACTCCCAGTGAGAAGAGTCCACCGGTCTCACCTGAAGGTTTTGTGGTAGAACCTCCCAAGTCTGTTCCTAAAAAGCAGGTTTGGAGGGTTAAACCCAAACACTTCAAAAGCCTGAATAACACATGGCCACCAACTTGTGAACATTTGGATAACCTTAAGCCTGATTTTTCTGGTTCCACTTCTAAGGCTAAGGTTGTCGTTGCTCCTACTCAAAATATTTACCATTGCGATTTTTGTGATCGTGATGGTCATTTGGCGGAGTTTTGCTTCCGTAGGAAGCGTGCTGAACGACGTGATCGGTACCCTGCACATGGTGCCTATGATCATAGTGACTCTAGACGTGCGCCAGTTGTTCGCTTTTCTAGTTTTCGCTCACGTAATAATGCCCCTGCGCCATATAGGAATGACATGCCACGTTTTCCCCCTCGTGGGCATCGTCGTTCTTTCGAGAGATTTGATTTTGCTAATGCTTCTTTTGAGCAAATGGCCCAGCACTGGTTCTCATTGCATTATCCTAACCCCAGTGTTGAGTCATTAGCTCACTCTCGTGTTCGTTATTGATTGCAGGATGGAGGCGAGGAGAACATATGGATAATGGACTCTGGTTGTTCACGTCACATGACCGGAGATGATAGATGGTTCTCCAGCCTCACCCCCGCGAGCGGTAAAGAATACATTACATTCGGGGACAATAGTAAAGGAAAAGTGATGGCACATGGCTGTATCAAGGTAACCAATAAATTCATGCTAAAGGACGTCGCGAAGGTACGGAACTTACATTATAACTTGCTTTCTGTCTCACAACTTCTTGATGATGGTTTTGAAGTGCGTTTTAAGAAAGGCAATTCGCGAGTTCTAGATTCTATCGGTAACCTTGTTTGTCAAATCTCCCCCTTTGGACGAATTTTCATGGTTGATTTCTCTAAATCTTTTGGACAAGCTCGTTGTTTGGTTGCTCATGGTTCTCTCCCCATTTGGAAGTGGCACCGTCGTTTGGGTCACTTGAGCTTTGATTTACTATGCCGTTTGAGTTCGATGGGTTTGATAGATGGTTTACCGAAACTCAAGTTCGAGAAAGATTTGGTTTGTGCTCCTTGCAAACATGGCAAAATGATTGCGGCTTCTCATGCACCTGTGACTCAGGTGATGACAGAACGACCGGGTGAGTTGTTACATATGGACACTGTAGGTCCAGCCCGTCTCCGTTCTGCTGGTGGGAAGTGGTATGTGCTTGTCATTGTGGATGATTTTTCTCGTTATTCATGGGTGTTCTTTTTGGAATCCAAGGATGAGGCTTTTCAATTTATTCATGATCTTGTTCTAAAGCTGAAAAATGAGTTATCCAATAATGTCGTTAGAGCAATTCGCAGTGATAATGGCA
The genomic region above belongs to Panicum hallii strain FIL2 chromosome 4, PHallii_v3.1, whole genome shotgun sequence and contains:
- the LOC112889481 gene encoding uncharacterized protein LOC112889481, with amino-acid sequence MPTRKRPRNSSSASRSSGGGVSTTSPSAMRRTTSLSDLAQPQEMEAGRAPARPARGEAAALGAGMRRHSASADCFTVPEAAFLKACGLCKRGLGPGRDTFIYMGEVAFCSQECRQHQMNLDELREKKCSTPAGGGSGGGSDPSGKSSTIAAA
- the LOC112890548 gene encoding uncharacterized protein LOC112890548, translated to MPYDDHARALKLLHALDLDVWGTKVEAIVESTNYETLTTDELFSKLKSKEIDIQFRKKLNNPTAGSSSNIPMALVSGSTNTNANLSSTPSFALSSLCHIADDELEALDDDQLVLLTNKFKRVYENRRNRRRSEGCFNCGERGHFIADCPSKVKAPEHGNSYRRQEQPRDRKNKSDRRGRKKGQHKFTDKQIKKAAHVLFSSLGSFDSDASYNSSDSESEDEKPKKTNDGGLCFLADIKGGMCTMALNEGDAYDCSNDSSDNEVQNSAEEEIEELTKLVDKQNKILARLKADHDRISAELKTLKDATPAAVECEECSIHMVSISELQSKHAILVDKFDCAKIELEELRSRSVLLGACATCPILQTELNVAKCHIVQLEKHTCPVLPECLTCPTFVAEISILKKDNAALEEENIHLRTILGWCSVREPQIGMTIAQIKRGEHFGVGYDLKRTFGKKNADGENNGPTPSEKSPPVSPEGFVVEPPKSVPKKQDGGEENIWIMDSGCSRHMTGDDRWFSSLTPASGDDEIGQNIFEDEVDGLDDDDDATEDPAVLELPLRGRQLLFEQHLDIFSVAIHLNK